The DNA sequence TCCACTTCAGTATTTCAGTGCCCGAGTTCTACTTCTTCTTGAGCTTCGCGTGCCAGTCGACAAGTATCGGGCTGGCAATGAATATTGAAGAGTAGGTCCCTACAATTATCCCTATCATGAGTGTAAGCGCGAATCGGGACAGGACTCCTCCCGATATTATGAAGAGTATGAATGCCGCCACGAACGTTGTAAGAGATGTTATCACAGTTCTGCTCAGAACTTCGTTTATTGATATGTTCACCGTCTCCGCCAGAGTTTTGCCCTTTCTGAGCCTTCTATCCTCACGGATCCTGTCGAAAACTACTATGGTGTCGTTTATCGAATAACCCACTATCGTCAGAATAGCCGCAATAATGGTAAGTGATATATCAAGCCTGATAAGAGCAAGCAGACCTATGGTTATAATGGTATCGTGTGCCAGGGCGGCCACCGCCGCTACTCCCCACTTGAACTGGAATCGGTACCAGACATAGAAGATGATGAATATCATGGCCATGAAAATGGCGTTAAGCGCCTTGGCTTTCAGTTCTTCTCCCACCCTGGGACCGATCTGCTTGATGAAGGAAAGCCCTTCGGTATCAGCCTCCAGTTCCATTGGAACGCATCCGTTCTCCTCCAGAGCGGTATAGACAATATCCTTGTCTACCTCCGAAGTCCGTACAACGAATGCGGCGGCTCCATCCCCCTGGTAATCCATAAGTTTCTGAACCTGCACATCCCCAAGGCCGTCTTCGGTGAGCGCTTCCTTCAGTTCTCCGGTTGTTGAGGCGGTGTTGCTGATTACGTTCGTTTCAAGACCGCCCGTAAAGTCAATCGAAAGATCAAGGCCACCGTTGATGAAGAATGCTCCCATTCCTATGAGAATCACTACGGCAGAAATCAGGTACGTCTTCTTCCGCATTTCCACAAAGGAGAAATGTCTGTCGCCCAGAACAGAAAATTTCCCGAAACTCAGGTCTTTTTTCTTCTTGCTCTTGAGGAGAAGTTCTATAACAGCCCTTGAGAAAACAAGCGAACAGAACATACTGGCCAGAATACCAATTGAAAGAGTAACGGCAAATCCCTTTATCGGGCCGGTTCCGAATTTGTACAGCACAAGCGCTGTAATCAAAGTGGTGAGGTTAGCGTCGAGGATGGTAACAAAGGCTCTGGAATATCCTGACCTCACGGCTGCCCTTATACCCTTGCCGGCTCTCTTTTCCTCTCTGATTCTCTCGTAAATAAGAACGCTGGCATCAACGGCCATGCCTATGGTCAGAATGATTCCTGCTATTCCCGGTAGAGTAAGGGTTGCGTTAAGACCCTTGACTCCCAGCTGAGCCAGTGGACCGGGGAAGCAGAGAACTCCCATGATAATCAGCATATCGAAGATAAGTGCCAGAATTGCTATTACCCCGCCCGTTCCGTAATAAATGATAATGAAGGCAGCCACCAGGCATATCGCGATTATTCCCGCCAGCATGCCGTTGTTGATGGACTGCTGTCCAAGGCTCGGGCCTATGGTCTGTTCTTCGGCGATTACAAGCTCCGCCGGCAGTGAACCGGCTTTCAGAACAAGTCTCAGGTCTCTTGCTTCTTCCGTTGAGAACCCTCCGGACAACCTGGTTCCGGAACCGGATATCCGCTCGCGAATTGTCGCGGCGGAGTATACTGTGCCGTCAAGTACTATGGCTACCCGCTTATCTACATTGTTACCTGTAATCTGTTCCCAGTTCCTGGCTCCGTCCGAATCGAATTCCAGAATGAGATAAGGATTGTTTGAAAGTGACTGGGCGCTTCCCATACGGATTCTCACATCGGTAAGACTCGCTCCCGTAAGAAGATACTCTTCCCTCACTTCGTCGATCTGGCGTTCCCAGCCACGGGTCATGTCACGGGGAAGTATGTACAGAGCTCTCAGTGATCCCTGGGGAGTTTCTTCCAACCTGCCGAAAACGAATCTGAGATTGGCTTCAGCCATGATCGAGTCAACGGCCGGTGTATTGATAACGTCATTTAACCTATCCATTTTGTCGCCAACGTAAACGATCCAGTCGCCCGGCGCTATTCCGACAGTGCTATATGAAATGTCTTCTGATGCCATCTCGATGAGGCTGGCAAGGCTTCCAGGCCTTTCCATTTCCGGAATAGTGATTTCATCCGCTAAATTTTCTCCCTCGGTCTCCCGTTGAGGAAGAGAAAATCCTTCCGGTGAATCGAATTGAACTGATGAATCTGTGTCCTGAATAGAAATTTCAGTGGCTTCAATTCCTGTTGTATCGGAGGACTCGCCAATAAGGCTGTCAATTGATGCGGGTTCTTCCTCCTCCTTACCGGTCAGGAAGTTGTCAACCTGCCTCAGAACCGGCACGCTGGATACGGTGGGGTGTTCCTCCGAAGGGTATGCAACGAGTTTGAACTCCAGCATAGCCTGCCGCTCTACAATTGCCCTGGCTCTTTCCGGATCACGAACTCCCGGCAGCTGTACTACTATTCTATCGCTGCCCTGACGGGTAATTGAGGGTTCTGAAACACCAAACTCATTTATCCTGTTCCTTATAACCTCAAGAGCCTGGTCGATAGCTTCTTCCTCATCCAGGCCGGGAGTCGGGACAACCATGTAGGACAGGTACATTCCGCCCTGGAGATCAAGCCCCAGTTTTATTGTACCTTCACTGGTCCGGTAAAGGTTCCTGTATTCCTCCAGCAGGCTTTCTCCGCCCTGGCTCTGCAGGGTGTCAAGTACCGCCCTTAGATGAGGGTTGTCTGTTTCAGGTTGAACGCTGGCCTCCGCCCGGTCTCTTTCAGCGGTTGGCAGTGTATACCAGTGAAAAGTCGGCCAAACCATAAGGATTGACACTACAAATAAAGCAATCGAACTCCAGTTACGCCAATTGGCGGACTTAGTCATACGTAATAACCTCCGGGAACATTCATCAGATGTCAGTCAATCTTGACATACCGAGAAAATACGGCTGGTATCCGATAACCTGCCGTTATGTGATTCTCTAATTCAGTTCAAATCAGCTGGAATATAACAATTCTACGGGAACTGATGAATAGCGACTGAAATAGAATGTGTCAACAAGGTGAATTCCTTTGTTTTTTTATCTGCTCGTATTATTCAATTCGAATCGAAGAGGCTCTCCCTCAAGTGTATGACAAAGAAATGACAACCCCTTATCAGGCACCAGGTATGTTACCTCATGATCAAAACCGTGATCGCGAATTGTTCTGGTTATATGCAGATTAGCCTGATGTAACGAAATCGTATCCAACAGATCCATGGACCTTACAACAGTATCCGCCGATGATGAAGGCACATCTCTTAAACCCGACCCGATGCAGATAGTTACAAAGTCATGTTCCAGAAGTATCAGAGGATCGGTCTCCTCTGGAAATTCATTATCGTTCTCAACAACATCCTGCCCGGCTGTGACGACAGAAAGTAATCCGATCACCGCAGCTACGGCAAGAAGGATAAGGCCTATTTCACTCAATTTCATTTTCTATTATTTTCCTCCGGTACATCCAGGTTGCCAAACTTCTGACAGAAAGAAGATTCTCTTCATCGTATGTCAAGTCAAGTTGAAATATAAAGGGAGTATCATGATAAAAGTATTTCTTACCGTTCTTGTTCTTTCAGTGGCTGGAACTTCAACTGGAGATTCAGCTCACGGAACATCAACACAGGGGGGGCTCAGCGGGTACCTTTTTCTGCCCGGAAGCGATCTTCTGCAAATGGGTGAGCTGCGTATCCAGGGACATTTTGATTACATGGATATGAAAGGTTCTTCCAACAGTTACCTTATCCTTCCGCTGAATGTCACCTGGGGCTGTATGGAAGGGCTTGAACTTGGAGGAGAGATTCCATTCTATCTCGATGATTCCGCTGATGAAAGTCATTTTCTGGGAGATATTACACTGGGCTGCGCCTGGCTGTACGAAACCGCCAGGGGGGGGTCATCCCTTGTTCTGAATGGACACCTCAGGCTTCCTGCGGGCCGAGAGGGTCGCGATCGCGGTTCAGAGCTTGATTTTGGAATATCAACAGGCACAACCTTCCGCCTTTTCCGCCTTCAGTGCTCCGCTTCGTACGTACTGAACGGAGGTCAGAACCCGTTTGAGAATAGTATCATCGATTACATGAATTTCTCTATTGGAGGAGCCAGTTACGTTGCGGAAGATGTTCAGATAATTTGCGGTATGGACGGGAACACATTCGGTGACCTCGGTTTGAGTGGTTCCGGAGTTATTTATATCTTCGACAGTATTTCATTGTTCGGAGCCCTGAGAGCGGGATTGAGCGGCGGGGAATCGTTCAGACTTTCAGCGGGAGCATCCTGGACTTTGTCGGGATTTTAAAGTTACTTCGCATAGGGAGATATTCTTCTGAGCCTTTCAATGATTGGAGGAAGAATCTCCATCACGTAATCTATCTCTCTATTGGTTGTATATCTGCTCAAACTGAACCGAATAGCGGTGCTGGCATCAACCGGGTCAATCCCCATAGCCGAAAGAACGTAGCTGGGGGTTCCTTCTCCGGTGCTGCAGGCAGAACCGGAAGATACGCAAATACCTTCTACGTCCAGCATGGTCATTATCGCTTCGCTTTCAACTCCCCCGAACATCACTGTAGCTGTATTGGGAAGCCTCCTTGCGTTCGCGCCCGCTATGACAGTTCCGGAACAGTTATCAAGTATGCCTTTCTCCAATCTTTCCAGAAGTAATCCTGTTTCATCGATCTTCTCCGAAAGGTGCTCTACCGCAAGTTCTGCTGCTTTTCCGAGTCCCGCAATTCCCGGAGCGTTGAAAGTGCCGGCCCTCATTCCCTTTTCCTGGTGGCCCCCAAGCATGAGCGGAGGGATTTTTATCCCTTTCCTGATGTAAAGGGCTCCCACTCCCTTCGGTCCATGGAATTTGTGAGCGGAGAGGCTGAGCATATCTATTCCGATTGATCTTACATCCACGGCTATTTTTCCTACAGCCTGAACAGCGTCCGTATGAAACAAAGCTCCCGCTTCGTGGGCTTTGCGAGCTGCTTCTTCTACCTGCATTACAACGCCGGTTTCGTTGTTGGCCATCATTATTGAAACCAGACCGGTCTTCTCGCTGATACAACTGTCAAAAGAATCCATGTCCAGTGTTCCGTCACTGTTAACTTCGGAAAAGGCAACGAGATGTCTCTCTTCAGCAATGTGTTCCGCTGTCTCAAGCACTGCCGGATGCTCGATCCTGGATGTAACAAAGCCTGGTTTCAGAGGATTGATCTCGACAGCGCCTATCAGAGCTGTGTTATCGCTTTCGGTTCCCCCTGACGTGAAATAAATTTCTTCGGCATCGGCTCCTATGAGTTCAGCAACTTTATTCCTGGCCTTTTCGATATCTTCCATTATATCGCTTCCGAAAGAATGAAAACTGGATGGGTTTCCGAACCTCTCCGTCAGAAATGGAAGCATCGCGTCGAGAACCTCAGGAGCAACTTTTGTGGTAGCGTTATTGTCGAGATATACTTTCATTCGGTGACGCTCACTTTCACTGCTTTTCCCGTTCTCTTACGCATTTCTCTTTCCAGAATAGTGATGACGGATATAGAGTCACCTCCCGCAAGCCTGACATGTACACGCTCCGGATGAACATGTGTGATCGAAATCCCTCCGTTCCCGGCGGCTTCTGCAAGGTCTTCAGGCATTTCACTGATGATGGCTTTGAGATGTTCAGCAACGTTATCGCTTCGATGTCTGAAATTGCTAACCGCCGCAGAAAGCGCCTCATGCCCCATTACGGAGCAGTGGTACTTCTCCTCCGGCATTCCGCCGAGGAATTCAACTATCCGGTCGTTTGTGATCTCAAGAGCTTCCTCCAGCGTTTTTCCTCTGGCTATTTCCGTCAGGGCGGAGGCCGCGGCAATGGCTCCAGCGCAGCCGAAGGTCATGAACCTTATATCCGCGATTCTATTGTCGTCATCCACCCGGATATCAAGGGTCATGGCGTCGCCACACTGGGGAGAACCAATCTCGGAATGCCCATCCGGATCGGGCAGTTGCCCTGAATTCCTTGGATTCATGAAATGATCCATGAGTTTTTCTGAATACTTCCACATCGGATATTTCTCCTATATGTTCCCCTCTATAAGGTCTTTCAGAGTTTTTTCGCTCATATAGGAACAGAACATGTTCCTGAGTTTCACCCACAACGGTCTGGTTACACATGTATCCTCAAGAGAACAGTGTTCCTGGCCGAAAAGGTTCTCCGGAGAACACGTCGCTTCTCCGGACATGCAGCTCGCCGGAAGAAAATTGGTTTCAAGAACTTCAAAAACTTTGAAAAGATTGATCTTCTCCGGAGGCAACCCGAGAACGTACCCTCCTCCCGGCCCACGTTTCCCCTTAACTATTCCGTTTCTCCTGA is a window from the Candidatus Aegiribacteria sp. genome containing:
- a CDS encoding Rrf2 family transcriptional regulator yields the protein MLISTRSRYALRVLARMASMMGKDDKQPISLSLLSEQEHVSVRYLEQIFGLLRRNGIVKGKRGPGGGYVLGLPPEKINLFKVFEVLETNFLPASCMSGEATCSPENLFGQEHCSLEDTCVTRPLWVKLRNMFCSYMSEKTLKDLIEGNI
- a CDS encoding iron-sulfur cluster assembly scaffold protein; the encoded protein is MWKYSEKLMDHFMNPRNSGQLPDPDGHSEIGSPQCGDAMTLDIRVDDDNRIADIRFMTFGCAGAIAAASALTEIARGKTLEEALEITNDRIVEFLGGMPEEKYHCSVMGHEALSAAVSNFRHRSDNVAEHLKAIISEMPEDLAEAAGNGGISITHVHPERVHVRLAGGDSISVITILEREMRKRTGKAVKVSVTE
- a CDS encoding aminotransferase class V-fold PLP-dependent enzyme encodes the protein MKVYLDNNATTKVAPEVLDAMLPFLTERFGNPSSFHSFGSDIMEDIEKARNKVAELIGADAEEIYFTSGGTESDNTALIGAVEINPLKPGFVTSRIEHPAVLETAEHIAEERHLVAFSEVNSDGTLDMDSFDSCISEKTGLVSIMMANNETGVVMQVEEAARKAHEAGALFHTDAVQAVGKIAVDVRSIGIDMLSLSAHKFHGPKGVGALYIRKGIKIPPLMLGGHQEKGMRAGTFNAPGIAGLGKAAELAVEHLSEKIDETGLLLERLEKGILDNCSGTVIAGANARRLPNTATVMFGGVESEAIMTMLDVEGICVSSGSACSTGEGTPSYVLSAMGIDPVDASTAIRFSLSRYTTNREIDYVMEILPPIIERLRRISPYAK
- the secD gene encoding protein translocase subunit SecD; translated protein: MTKSANWRNWSSIALFVVSILMVWPTFHWYTLPTAERDRAEASVQPETDNPHLRAVLDTLQSQGGESLLEEYRNLYRTSEGTIKLGLDLQGGMYLSYMVVPTPGLDEEEAIDQALEVIRNRINEFGVSEPSITRQGSDRIVVQLPGVRDPERARAIVERQAMLEFKLVAYPSEEHPTVSSVPVLRQVDNFLTGKEEEEPASIDSLIGESSDTTGIEATEISIQDTDSSVQFDSPEGFSLPQRETEGENLADEITIPEMERPGSLASLIEMASEDISYSTVGIAPGDWIVYVGDKMDRLNDVINTPAVDSIMAEANLRFVFGRLEETPQGSLRALYILPRDMTRGWERQIDEVREEYLLTGASLTDVRIRMGSAQSLSNNPYLILEFDSDGARNWEQITGNNVDKRVAIVLDGTVYSAATIRERISGSGTRLSGGFSTEEARDLRLVLKAGSLPAELVIAEEQTIGPSLGQQSINNGMLAGIIAICLVAAFIIIYYGTGGVIAILALIFDMLIIMGVLCFPGPLAQLGVKGLNATLTLPGIAGIILTIGMAVDASVLIYERIREEKRAGKGIRAAVRSGYSRAFVTILDANLTTLITALVLYKFGTGPIKGFAVTLSIGILASMFCSLVFSRAVIELLLKSKKKKDLSFGKFSVLGDRHFSFVEMRKKTYLISAVVILIGMGAFFINGGLDLSIDFTGGLETNVISNTASTTGELKEALTEDGLGDVQVQKLMDYQGDGAAAFVVRTSEVDKDIVYTALEENGCVPMELEADTEGLSFIKQIGPRVGEELKAKALNAIFMAMIFIIFYVWYRFQFKWGVAAVAALAHDTIITIGLLALIRLDISLTIIAAILTIVGYSINDTIVVFDRIREDRRLRKGKTLAETVNISINEVLSRTVITSLTTFVAAFILFIISGGVLSRFALTLMIGIIVGTYSSIFIASPILVDWHAKLKKK